CCATGACCAGGAACTCGTAGAGACCGTCATGGGTGCGGAACGCCGTCTTGTGGATGTCGGCCGGCCTCATGCGGACCTGGTGATAGCCGGAGCGGAGGTCCAGCTTGGTGAAGTAGCAGGCGCCATGGAGCTCGTCCAGGAGCTCGTCGACGACGGGAATGGGGAACGCGTCCTTGATGGTGAGCGCGTTGAGCGCCCTGTAGTCGACGCAGAAACGCCACGACCCGTCCGGCTTCTTGACGAGGAGGACCGGGGACGAGAACGCGGAGTCGCTGCGCCGCACGATGCCCTGCTCCATCATTGCGGCGCATTGCCGCTCCAGCTCATCCTTGTGAGCAGCCGGGTACCGGTATGGCCGGACCGCCACCGGTAGCGTGCCCGGTTTGAGGGTGATGGCGTGGTCGCGGGCATGCTGCGGGGGCAGACCGGTAGGCTCGGCGAAGAGGCCGCTGAAGGCGGACAGCAGCTCCTCCAGGAGGCCGGTCGGGGACGAGACCGCAGCCACAAGAGGCGGAGCGCGCGCGGTCACATCGGACCAGCAGACCGCGCGATCCTGGCGAGAGAACGACATGGTGCGGGCGGTGAAGTCCCACACGATCGGTCCCAGGGTCACCAGCCACTGAGTGCCCAGGACCAAATCGTATCCGGCGAGGGGCATGACGTAGAGGTCGACGTTGAACGCCTCGCCGGCGATCGTGATCGGGGCCTGCCGTATGACGCCGGGGCAGGCGATCCGTTCCCCgttggcgacggtggcggtgagGCGCAGGTTGGCGAGGACGGAAAGGCCGgtgcgcggcgccgccgactcCGCGATGAAGTTGTGCGTGAAGCCCGTGTCGAGGAGGGCGGTGAGCACCACTGCACCCACGGCCACCCGCACCTGCATAGTGTCACAGATCGGCATACCAGCCACGGCGCGGAGGGAGAAGACCGGGGCGCCCTGGTCCGCGTCGCTAACGGCGGGCTCCTCGTCCGCGAGCTCGATGCCGTCGATGaagaagatgcggcggcagACCCGGTTATGGCCCCTGGAGTAGGGTTCGTTGCAGTTGTAGCagaggccgaggcgacgacgttCGGCCTGTTCCGCCGGCGAGAGGCGCTTGGCCTGGTTGGGCGCACCCCGCGGAGGTGGAGCCGGGAGCGCGGCCACGGGCGGCGCAGGCAGCGCCAGGGGAGCCGGTGCCGCCTGGAGCGCCGGGCGCGGGGCCGTGGGAGGCAggggcgcgcgcgccgccgggggAGGCAGTGGTGCGCGCTGTGCGGCCTGGAGCAGGGGCGGCTGGGGGCGCTCCAACTCCATCAACTCTACCTGGCGGGCGAGACTcatcgcggcggcgagggactcCGGGTTGTGGAGACGGACGGCGTGGCTGAGCGGAGCGAGGAGGCCGCCGGTGAAGAGTTGCACGCGCTGAGATTCATCCAGCCGTCCCGCGCGAGGCAAGAGCGCCTGGAATCGGTTGGCGTACTCCTCCACGGTCCCGGTACGGCGGCACTCAGAGAGCTCGAACAGCGGTGCGGAACGGAGGGGAGGCCCGAACCGGAGGTTCAGGAGCTCCTTTAAGCGCCCCCAGGTGGGAGTGCCCTCGTCCTCCTGGAGCTGGTTGAACCAGAGTTGCGCGACCTCGTCCAGGTTGTAGGACGCCATCCACACGCGCTCCTCCGCCATGGTGCGATGTTGGCGGAAGTACGAGTCGCACTTGTTCAGGAAGAGCATCGGATCGGTGGTGCCATCGAAACGGGGAAAGTCCCACTTCTTGTGCTTCGGGGGCTGATCAAAATCCCGCGCGCCGTCTGGccgagggccgccgccgccggtgcccgaCGACGAAGCAGACTTCTCCTTCAGGGCCGCCATATCAGCTTCCATGGCGGACATCTTCGTGGAGATGGACTTCAGGGACTCCAGGACGTCGGCGATTGTTGGTTCAGTCATGGTGGCAGGATCAGGAGCGACGGCAGTGGAGGAAACGGGTGGAGGGCTGGGCTGGCGAGAGGTGGCAGTGGAAGATTGATCTGAGACGGTGGGAGAGGATCGACGTGACCGAGATACCAGGTTGTCAAGGGCGTTCTTGCCCAAGGTTGCAGGACCCCGACTACGTAGCTCGTAGTCTCGGTCCGTGGTAACTGGCGGGGTTATGCCCCCTCGCCGATCTTCGCTGGTCGGGTTATTCCCCCTGGCCGGCGGcttgagagagagatgggagagaatTGGTTTAATCTTGCTTAGCCTGATCAATCACGATTACAAGGCTTAATAGCCTGCTCCTCCAACTGAAAGGGAAACTAATCTCCTAAAGTTTAGGACTGCAACAGACTCCTACCAAACTGGGCTCTATTAGCCACTAATTACGCCTGCTTCCCTGGCTGCGCTCTCGGCGCGCTCAGCGGCCCTGCGCAGGTCGCGCGCTCGGCGCCTCCGCGTATAGGTGCGGCCCCACATGACACCTTTTCACTCTCTTAGCAAAATTATGTTTTACCCTTAGTACCTTAATACCTATATCAATACTTAAATACCTTTAACATGGTACCTGTGATTGAGGAGCGTTGGATCTTTACCCTTTTTGGAATGCAAATACCGTAAAATATCTCTCTTCTTAATATGTCCGCAGATCTCCTGTGTATTCGAGAAAAACAACATTCTATACGTACTACTGCAGTGAACTCCAAGATATTAAGGCCTACAGAGCACAGGAATTTTTCAGTAAGCAGTACACGTCGTACAAAATTGTTTTGTTCCAAATAAACTGATCAAATCATCTTGTATTTCTTGAGCTTGTTTACTCATAACAACTGTGGAAATTTCAAATATTTGCAAAGAGAGTGTGAAATATAAATTCGGACAACTAATTGCCTGACTCTTGCCTGACTGACACTAATTGCCTAAAATTATGTGATAGTCAAATGGTTTGCAGGAAGGTAATTATTTGCTCCAGTACAAATACGTTTCCCTTTGCCTATCCAAATACATGGAAATGAAGAAGGTTGGCTCTAGTATTTGCATCTAAATGGTTTGGATTGAAATGATCTGCATTTTCAGAAAGAGAAGGAATGAAAGCAGGCAGAAATTGTCTGCCATATTTACGTGAATGCTCTCAAATGATCTGCAATGTTATAAAACAACACTGATTCTACATGTTCAGATATGTTCCATTACAACTTCAGACTTGCACATTCTATATAACCAAGACCTTAATGCTACAAATGCCTAACCTAATATTCAATCTTCCACAGTACAATCACTCATTTGATAAGAAATTGTTGCTTAAAGCTTACCCAAAAAGATACTCATATAGCTGAGGCCCTGTAGATAGCTAAGCATACAAGTAGTGGAACACCGAAGCAGTAGATAGGTGCATCCATGAATGGATTAGCCTCGTATGCCCTAACGATAGCCCTACAATGCTGCAGAAAAGTGCATGTTAGTGTGGAAGAAAAAATTCTTGTGGTTTTTAAGTATGACCTGCAGATTTTTCATTGTAACAGATTAAATAACCAAGAGGCATATCCTCTTAAagacttctttttttattttcactaGGGACATTAAATTTTTTAGAGCAACTCCCAAATTAGGAAGCACTTCATGAATCTAATGAAATGATCGATTGACCATAGCTGTAATTGAATACTTCCATGTGGAGAAGAATTATTGTGGAAAATGTGCTTCCAGTGTTGGGTCCAAGTTGAAAGGAAAACATACCTTCCAATGTCTCCATGCAATTGGCAGACAAAGAAGTATAAGAAACCTTCTAAAGCAACGGAATATCCAAACATGATGTATGCATTTTCTTTCCTCATAGTGATCATCATCCTTCTTTGCCTTGTGGGAGATGTGGACCAAATATGCTGCCCTATTTGCTGCTATGGCTGCTATAATGAGAAACGCAGGCAAAACCACAAAtagaagatgaggaagaacaATAACCATCACATCAGGCAGACCAATATATGGCGCTGCTGTACTCAGATTGGCTAGATTACTAGTGCTCCAACCTTTGTAATAAAGATACattttattgtgattttctGTAACAGCGTTGCCAGCAAACCATGGGAAGAAGACCAGATATAACAAATATATCAACATCCCAGACCATACAGAATACATCTTTGACAGCTCAGCAGCAAAATATTCAAAACTGATCAGCAGATGGCGTCCTGAACTACCTGCAGCCGTCTTCGAACTACGGCATTTCAACATGTGGTTCTCATATAACATGAGCAATGTGCGAGGAATAAGAATCAGCAAACAAAGAAATGCAAGCGTAGACCACATAATTGGTTGATATAGCTGACCCCACTGACAACCCATCACACGGAACTCCTTCCAAGTCCACCTAACTTTTGCAGTTAAACCATTCACAGAAAATGGCCTCAGTTGGCTATAATATATCTTCCCGGTCAAATCCTTTGCTTCTATCTGGAGCCAGTACCGATCTGGCGATTCATCTACATATGCTTTCCAGTTCCATGGGACTGTATACATAGCACCTCTTGCTCCCTCACCACTAGTCATTTCCATGTCTTTTTCCAATACTAGATGATGGCTACCAGAAAATGAATCGTATATTTTTACTGAGACAGCTAtaatcttatattttgagaagaCTAGTGTTCTTACCATCCCAAAATGACTGGTGCTATTTGCTTGGCAGTTCAAATCATGAGGTGTAGAAAGTCTTTGCATAAATCGAGAATCCAATGGAAAGGTGGGTACTATGATCACATCCATAGAGCCAAATCTGAAATCTATGTCAGTATATGAGACATGGCCAGAATCAATTGCTAGGATCCTCATGCTCCGGGCACTTCTCCAATCACCCATTTCCCACTCCCAGAATTCTGCAACAGATTCTGTTGTCGTGGAACAGTTGTTACTGCCTATGGATGTTGATGTGCCTTCATGCATATTAGTTTGGTAATATTGTTTTGCAGAAAGATGATTTCTGTCAGATCTATGATGACGCTTCAAGTTTCTTCCAAAGTTAGTATGAAGATGCCCACATAAGTAAGCTGACAATGCATGCTTTAGAAATACATCTCTGAGGCTTCCACCTGAAGTTGTTGATGATGAAAAGGACATAGGAAAATGTCCAAAGGTAACCTTTGTTACTGCAGAAGTTGAAGAGTAATTATCCCACTGTGAAAGGGCTGCATCTAATTCAACAAGTAACTGATCTGTTGGTTGCCCGAATACATTTGCAGGGCTTCGTAGACCAATACTTGCTGCACTGTCGAATCCAACAAATAGATGCTTCCAACCACTATTCTGCATGTTTTAAATAATGAGTAAGATAATACCAACTTAACAAATTCAAACAAACCTATATTGAAATTATACGAAGCCATGCTCTGACTGAACTGGCAATAATTAAGTTATATGGCAAGGTTGACTGCATAACATGATTTACTAGAACAAACCTGTAATGTTATGCTTTGGACATTACCTGTCCGTCCTAATCTTGCATTAATACTGTGCTTTTCGTAGAAATCAAACATCCCACCAACCTCAGGAACACCATATGAATCATGATTACCTCttaaatcataaaatatttccTTGTTCAGCCCACTTAAGCCAACAACTTCGTCAATCAACTCTTCATACTCCAACCATTCAGACTTCTCTTGTCTTGATGATAACAAATCTTTACTTTTTGCATCTGAGCACAACATGGTAAACAGACAATTTTTTAAATCAATgcctaaaataaaccaaatccATCTTCTGTAAATTTGTCATTTTGAATGATGTGGGGCTTATGAAAATTGGAGTACAGATGTGGGACTTATGACCAAATTTCTATTCCATCAAAATTATCTACCAGAGAATAATTATGCCAATTAAGAGTGCCCTCAAATGCACCAGGTTTTCCTCTTGCTGGCTTCTCAATTCACAAAACTTCACTCTTCTTTGCCACCATGAGTCAGATTTTAGTACCACTTTCAAAATTATGgaatcgattttgctatatctcactcgaaagatttcttcttatctctcactcgattttctcactcaaatttacagtgtgtTTTCTTgtaaattacagtgtaatttatgaaacttacaccataacttttgtaagttacggtgtaatttttgaatcttcgcatgtaagttttgaaatttatattggatttggtctttttcttgaagatatggtaatttagtgtccattatggtgtttcttagttGCTTTTTGCATTTTAATGTGTCCATTGGATTTTaatctaaagattaaaaatctgtgtgatatgattataaaaatctttcgaaagatgcatAGGTACTCCCTTATGGAATATATCTAAATGGGTTCTTGGCCTAGCACAAACAAACTTGACCAATAATATGCAAAACAGGAAAAAAGATGTGATACCAAACATACAATTATCACAAAATCTAGGCCACCCACAACCACAATGGACCTAAACTTCCTCtgtcaaaaattcaaaattcagaCCGGGGCCTGAATGCCTGAATCTCCCTAGTTCATAGTTCATACCAATTCTGCAAGCACATCAAGAGATGAGCAAGGCAGCAGCTGGAGCATACCGGTGAGATCCCCGGTGATGAGGACGAGGGAGGGGTTGACCATGGCGAGGGCGCCGCCCACATGGCGGCGGAAGTCGGCCGCGCGTTCCGGGTGGAAGGCGCTGAGGTGGAGGTCGGACAGCTGCACCGCCCACACCACCGACCTCGGCTCGCCCTCGACCTCCACCACACGACGCAGGTCGCCACGGatgggggcggcgccggcgagcacgcCGAGCAGCGCCacagggaggaagaagagggcgaggGGATACGCGCGGAGGCGAGGTGGCGCCCGCGCGGCCATCGTCGGAGTCCGGCGAGCCCTCGCCAGTTGGGGGAGCTTGCAGGCCGGAGGACGGACGGCCACTGGTGGATTTGTTAGGCTGCTGCcatttttttcacatttttttgGTGTTGGCTTGGCTCCACTAGACAATTTTCAGGCCATCGACGACTAACCACGGCAGTTCTACGGAGAAAGAGTATATTATTGATGACTAATCACAGTATTTCTGTGAGATGCTGATCACTGTGAATCTTTCGATCCATGAAATTTTGAAGTAATTGTGGAGGTTTGGTTTCGTTTGCAATTTTTTTACAGTGACCTGGTTTGGAACAAATTAAAGAGTTAAATTAAGGTGAAAAATCATGTACTTTCAAAGGTGGGTATGATTGGAGAGCTTATGATAGATGCGGCTTCTCTTAGGATCTCTAATCTCCAGTTGGCAGAAACTCCTCTAAACTATCTAGATTTTCACCCCGGCTATTTGAAGTTGAAGGAATATGTACTtttaaaatctagaaaataaactaaaagtcAGAAGCTGGGAATCCCACATTTTTCAGATTCTCACCAGTTGACTTCTTAGGACACCTCCAACACGCAGCTAAAAGGAGAcgcttataaaaaaaacaaccacGTAAGATCAATGAGACGCTTAGCGGAGGAGGCCGCTGCTTCGTGCGGCGCCGATGCTTGGGAGGTGCTTGCACGGATGCTACAGATGGAACCCATTATTTCAAGCGTCTGTCCAACTCCCTAGCAATGGACCATCAGGCTCTTAAGTGCAGTGCTTAGTTTAATCATTTTTGAAGCACCTTCCTAAGCAACTTAGCGTTAGACGTGCCCTTACAAACTGCTTCTtataatcttaatcttaagctTTTCAAacaggataaaaaaaataatatccaacTTACAAAGATATTTTCATTTACTTTGGTTGTTGTGTTCCCTTTTTCATAACATTTATGTGACCCAAACATCTCAAATTTCATAATTTCTTTCTTTCGAATTCGTGGGGGCTCCTTTGAAACAAAGTTTCTAAGAGGAATTTAATCCCGTCGGAAAAAAATTTCAATGTAGATATAAAAAATCTTATGAATTACATTGGATTGACTGCAAACATCAAGATTTTGAGAAATTTTAACATGAGATCCGACCTCTTAGGAAAAAAACCGTCTCTATTTTCTTATTACTATGTATTCATGCACTCCATCCATAGAATTTTCTCATGCAGTTTTCTTGCATTTATTTCATGCAATTCCTTGTGGGATCATATTTTTGACGGCCAAAGCTCATGAACCTTAGAGGGATAAGCCTTACCCTCCTCAACTATTGCGCTTCTTCAAACCATTCAGTTACCACcgcaacccccccccccccaaaaaaaaaggatggtTTTCGTCTAGTTAGTGAACAAATAGATAGAAAGACGATGAGCCTACTATCAATCTCCTAACCttatctctccctcccctctctccatcCTATTAGATTAGGACATCCTCACCACCAATCAACCGATAGTTGTCGCCCCACAAATTCGCTTGCTCTCAGTTGGCCACCTCCCTCACCATGCTCAGCCCGTAGGGTGGAAATGGCCGTGCTAAAGTGCCCTCTTTGCTACACTTGAAAGGAGAAAAAGCGAGACAACATGGACAAACTTGCCAGCTGAAATTGAGCCTGGGGTTGGGGGAGCTAAAGGGCTGAAGGCAGCAGGTGGTTGCTGGCCAGGCTTGTGGCTTGCTTCGTCCAGATCCAGCCATAGTACATGTTATTTTCCCGATTTATGAATGAGACCTGGTCAAAGGTTCAAAATTCTGACCAAAATCATGTACTaaacaacaaatatttttttcccaggAGAGTACTTCTTAGTGTAGTAAGTGGGGGATAACCCATATATATACACTTATCTCACCAAAAATAACGCATATTGAATTTTATAAGGAAATATATCACTTGTTGTCGAAAGACATCGTTCACTCGGTGAGTTGTTTGAATAGTAAAGCAATATATTAATTGGTAAAAGTTTTTGGGATCCCctcattacatggccctagggagCTATTTATAGTCTTAGTACATGCACATACCCTCTAGGGTTTAGTTATACtaggccaaacgggcggcccggccTAGCACGGCATGGGCACACCGGTGGCATGGCCCGCtagggcacggcccgttaggcacgacTCCTgtagcgggccgtgccgtgccggcccacgtgcctaCTCCccagcccaagcacggcccgagGGAAcgtcgtgccgtgccgtgccgtgccggcacgggcacgtcAATGGCCCATGGGCCATGGTCGGCCCGTTGGCACGATCGACCGCAGGCAAGGCGACAACGCCGACAACGCGCGCGCTGCTGAAATTTTGGACGCGGCACGCGGGAGCGAGCGGCCGGGGCCGCGGGACCGGCCGGCCGAAGGGCGACACGTGGCGCTGGACTTGCTGACTCAGTGACTTGCCTCTGTCCGTGTGTCTATCGCCTGTCAGTGGAACGATTCAAATCAAAGAGAAAGGTCCGAAAGTTAACTAAGCTAAGAGAAAATTAATGGATAGTtggagaaaaatagaaaaataattagacttagaaaaatattagaaaaatatgggGAAAAAGGAGTAATGACCTTTATTGATGTTTACATGATAcatgctgcctcgttaaaaactttgtcatgtaaaaactcatatttgagaaaaccatgacaaagaaaagagtacatCCAACAAGtcaatacttaaaaaatataaactaGCTACTCTAATTGTTCGTCATCTAAATAAAGGTTTTCGAACTGTGcggccaattcttggttgtcagcagtgtattgggcatgttCTGCAGCTAGTTCCCAGTCTTTGACGCTTAATAGTATTTCCACATGATCGCTGCTCAGACTTGTTCTCCTATCCTCGATAATTCTTCCGCATAGACTGAAGGCTGATTCGGAGGATACCGAAGATAcgggcaccgtcaacacatcccgtgctagttttgaTAGCACAGGATATGACATCTTGTGATCATTCCACCACCCGAGTACGTTGAAGTCTGACGTTTCATGCCTGATGGCATCGCTATCCAAATAGTTGGACAACTCTTCGGCAG
The window above is part of the Oryza sativa Japonica Group chromosome 7, ASM3414082v1 genome. Proteins encoded here:
- the LOC112936025 gene encoding putative metallophosphoesterase At3g03305 — translated: MAARAPPRLRAYPLALFFLPVALLGVLAGAAPIRGDLRRVVEVEGEPRSVVWAVQLSDLHLSAFHPERAADFRRHVGGALAMVNPSLVLITGDLTDAKSKDLLSSRQEKSEWLEYEELIDEVVGLSGLNKEIFYDLRGNHDSYGVPEVGGMFDFYEKHSINARLGRTE